The window TATATCATGCAATGAACTGTTAGAACCGCTCCAATGTGCACAACAAATATTATCACACACATTAGCTATACTATAAGTGTTATGAAAATATATCAAACACCAGCCTATATAGAGGCAAAACACAAATTAGACTTGCATCAGTTTAAAGTGATTGGAGGgctattttttccattttgctcCTAATAGATGTTTCTTTGTCAGTGGAGGTGTACAGTTGACAATTCACATTTGGGCAGCACAGCGTAGCATCTCTAGCTTTCTCCCACACtcccaaaatatgcattttaggttaattgaagactaaattgcacATAGTATGAAGTCGGGTTGTGAATAGTTGTATGCAAGTGCTCTTTGATGAGTGGCGACCAGTCTGAGGTATACTTTGCCTCTTACTCAAATTCAGCAAGGTTATgccccagctcacccgtgaccctgaatGGGAGAAGCAgtagaaatgtgtttttatcatGCCCCACcccatcacaaaaacctgcggTCACTGacagtgtagtggtacactcacctgactttgttgcgtgggttcagttcccactcagcgacGGTGTGGAtatgggtgcgaatggttgtacgtggctacatgtgccctgcgactgactggcgaccagttcagggtgtagtccgcctttcggtcgaagtcagctgggataggctccagcttccagcaaccctgaacaggataagcagtgctGCGAATGGGTGGATGGAAAGGATTGTGTTCATTTTCCACCGTAAATTTCCTGCACCTAATCCTAACATTCTGTCTTATTAGGTTGTTGCAGGCTCGCGTGTCCCAGCAAGCAATGAAGAAAGTCGATGATGGTGACAGTGACGACGAGCCCAAACAAACTGACAGAGTTTCTCTTGCTGAGCTCAAAACACGAGGGAAGAAGGCCGCCGTACCTATTGTCAGAACGGGACCTGCaataaaaagtaagcgcaaaaataAAGACCATACTCAAAAGCAATGTGTAGACTTTTTGGACAAGAAAGTGCTCGGTGTGAAAAGAGTTTAAATGACGATACGTATGTAGGTGTCTCAAGGGGCCTGAGTTTACGTGCCGCTCCCATCGGAGAAAGCAGCAGTCACAGCAGCAACAGTAGACTGCTGATCTTTGATGAGAACAAGGCAAGCGCCGGTCCTTCTGAACCGAAATTTGACCATTGGTTGGCTCCCCCTACTGCAAGGGcaaaggaaaatgagagaggggCAGACAAATGGTGTGACGTCAAGGTAAGATCAAGTATGTTAGTTCATATTGATACACTATGAAGATTTTAGtttatatttccatccatttttgtccATCCAAGATGCGCCAGAAGTCCAAATTTGGAAACACACTGACGGTTCTGCTTCCTCCGAAACCCACTTTCCAACCATTTGTTGACGAGTTGGTTGAGACTCCAAAAATGTGAGTGACCAATAATGAATACAGTAGATGTTCTACACTGTTTGATTTTTATGGAAAGTAGAGAATGGTTTGTTGATTTCATGCAAATGATATCAACACAATAGCTGGCTCAATAAATTATTAGGGTGTTGAAATTGCACATTGCAACCTCACCAGCCTTCTTTTCCAAGCCTGTCGAGGGATCCTCTCCGCTTTTTGCTGGCCAACTTTGGAAAAGCAAGTGTGGTTTTgactgtgtatttaaaactaCAGTCGCAATGTCTATTTCTTGATGTCAGATGCCCTCATACACAattgtaaattaaaatatataaccACACAGTATGTAATGTCTTAACAACAAAAGCATGTAGGCTGAGTATATGCTTTATAAAATAAGATTGAACCAATATTTTAAAgcaaatgtaaatactgtaagGACAATATATTAATGTTGGTTTtgttatgcatgtgtgtgtgaagtttttcttcttcactgTTGCAAGTAAGCTTTTTCCCTGTTTCTTCTGTGCCGTGCAACCTCTCGCTCAGGACGCCGTGCAAGATCATCCCGACAGTGAATAACATTTTGTCGGCACGCAAGCCCTGCAAAGACGACACTCCTCTGAAAAAGCTGCTGGAGAACCAACATCAACAGAAAGAAGACGAATCGGGCAAAGAGCTAGAAAAGAGCATGTACTGTAAAGAGCTGCTCTTCAGCGGCACCACCGAATGCAGCTTAGAGGAACTACGTGCTGAGCTGTACTTCAAGAAGAAGAATTCGCAGATGGGCAGCTGCACTGACAATCCACCGAATGGCCCTGAGAAGAAATAACGAGGCAAGCATGGTCATTGTATACTCGCCAGAAGTACCTTTCAAAATGTGAAGACATCCAGTACATCAAAATCCACCATACTAGTTACTAATCTAGTGAAAAGAAATAACTTGACTGAATATTAATATTTTCATACAATATCATCAGAATATTGTTATCATATCATTGATCCTCCAGAAAGGACCACGTTAATACAATGGACACCCGTATATGCGCAGTTCGGCTCCCGCAGATACAGCTGTCACAGATTCCCCCcaatttcaatttctttttttttttttctttttttttgggggggcggggggaacaAACCAACCTTTTTTACCCTTATTTAGGTTACATTGTCAAATTGAACAAACCATTAGAAAAAGCCcaatattatttaatattagAGTGTAATTGAAACTACTCTACAGTATATCCTTGCTCTGTTTCTAAGCCACTCCTTTGTCCAATACTAAATTGTCCCTACATACTTTCTGTTCTTTATATGTGTTATTTCATAACAGTTGCAGTGTAAGAAAAGTTCTCTTCATCCTCAATAAAACTGTTAAGTGACAattattttgtgttctttttataAGGAGTGGAAACACCCTGCGCAATATTGAAATGGGGTTTTACATGTATCATTAAAGCACCATTTGGTGATGGCCAGAATAATGGTTTTAATTCAGTTGAATATTGGAATTGATTATTAATTACTAAACAATCAGAATGGACTGCACGATTTGGCCGCAATCAGCAGAGGCACTGTTTATTCAGTCGCAACGAGTTGACATCAGTTAAAGAAGTTGAACTACACCCACGCAGACTTTCAAAGCAGCATTAATCGGCTCAGTACAGGACAGGCATGGAAACGGGtttaaaaacattcagagaGGGAGCGATTCCcccatcccattaaaaaaagagataCATTATTTGGTAATTATCCTCATTGGTGATCAAAGAAATGAAGTAGCGTTCCCATCACTATACCATAATCTCCTAATTAGTCTACCAGGGTTTGGACTAGACCTTTTAGTTTCCATTTTAATGTTAATTCTTCAGCTTGACATTATGGGTTATTCTATGATGTCCGGTAGTACGATTCTAATCAAGTGACTTTTAAGGAATTCCTTGGTTTAAggaaactacagtatattgcagccatctatactattacagtatattacataGAAACAGTTTGCAGATGTTGATGACTGGCTGGAGGATAGGTGGTCAGCTCATTAACAAGTCAAATGCTTCCATTACAATTGTGAGCCATGGTCCTTCCCCACGATATCCATGCGCTGTGGTGCAGAGGCAGGCTGCACTGACGTGGAACACTGGAGAAAAGTGACTTTAATCACATAGTGGAAATGTGACTCTGCCAGCCAAGATCCTCTCAGCTGGTGAGTTGCCAAACTGTCTACTTTAAATTTTTGGCTCCGAGAGCTGAGAACAGCTGAAATTCACTGATAAATGATGGGAAACATGATGCACCGCCACGGTACTAACACAGCATAACCACATTATAATCTACGGCTCGCTTTTTGACAGGACTCACTAAAGGCTCATCCCGTGAAAGAAAGCAAGCAGGCAGTGACTCCGATAACAGAAAATCCATAGCGACTGCTTTTACTGCAGAGTGGGGAAATTGTGCAAGCAGGCCACATTTGTGCAGGCAGGCCCTCAGAGCACATGCAGCTTTTTTTGTCCTGTGCTCTTACTTTGAAAGCAAGCACATTCATGTTCTGCAGGCATGTACTTTTaacccagtttttttttttttctttcctgtttCACTTTTGGAAATCTCATGTGCATGCAGTATTTCATCAAAGCACAGAAAGGAACTACACTTGGTCGGTTTGCttcagaataaataaataaataaaaaacctcAGCAGCatattccattcatccattttcaacaccgcttatcctggttagggtcacggggcgctggagcctatcccagctgactacgggcgaaaggcggactacaccctgaactggtcgccagtcagtcgaagggcacatacatatagacacggacaaccattcgcactcacattcacaccgtcactgagtgggaactgaacccacgctgcccgcaccaaagtcaggcgagtgtaccactacaccatcagtgactgcagCAGCATATTATTAGCATTATTTATAGGCATAGACTACAGGGTTGGGTGTTACTTTCTGccaggaaaataaatgaatatgggGAAAAACAGTCATgataaaaagtaatattttcttGGAAGCGGTACAAAAGTTGtcccacacaatttaaaatgcaTTCGTTTTATCTTATCTGTTATTAATTTTACCGTTTTGCCTGACTGCCTCATAGGTTTATCTCTACATTCAATCTCATAATgttgatttaatattttatacattGTATGCTGTTTCGTTTGTGTTTTGGCTcagcattaaaaatgtttatgatGACAAACAACCCCTGGCCCCCACATAAACATGATGCAAGAGGTTTGAGTTTGTCTACTCTTAATAGTACAGTGTATACTGTTACACACATTCTTTAAGCAAATTACATTGATTTCATCTCTATAGGTTGAACCTCCTGGCCAAATGTGTACTTATTACAGCTTCAGAAAGAGAGTGAAGGGAAATGTATAATATTCAGACAGTGCTATATGCAGCATCTAGGCTTTCATATTAATGGCATGCTGGTATAAACCCACCATTACCATTACAAGCCTCTCGCCCACCATTCACCCCAGGCTTTAGCAAGGTTCTGACCTCTGACACTGAAGCTTACGAATCAATTTAGATCGAGCCAGTGGTGATCTTATCAAAATGTTATTCAATGCATCCCTAATAGCTATGTGGGTGGGGTGTGGGGACACGCACAAATAATTTCATTGCTAGTTGTAATAGAtattttagttgttttattGGCACTGGGCCAATAAAGATGGACAAGATCAGTATTTTGTGGTAATAATTCAATTTTGTAACCCTTTAAAATTACGTGATTGAATACTAGGTCAAAACAGACCTCTTAAAAATGAGAACATGATATTATACAGGTATAGCATTATTATACATGTAATtatgttttgattgatttttttttttttttaaacgctgcTATCGTAATAGACTTGTAATGAACCACAGTACCTTTGTGAGTATGACAGTCCAATATTACAAATTTCCATTTCTAAGTTAAAATTGAATTAAGCCATGTCAGTAAAATAGTCCAGAGCTTTTGCAGCATTTTTGACATTGATGCTGACAAGGGAAACAGAAGGTGGGGGGGCTGGGGTTGGTCATATCGTCCCCCACTTCCCACCAGTCAAATATGTAATTGTCATGCAGATTGCTCCAGTCGATCCTCTTTCGCTTGAGTTTATTTGATGCGTAAGGAGGATATCATAATTTGTTCGGGGGCCTCTGTAAGCATTGCTCCTATCCAAACATATGACACACATGCCCCAAATTCTGCTTGCAGTTTCTGCATGACTTGACCTTAATACATTTTCCTGCTTTGTGCCTCGTCTTAGTGCCTGTATAAATTATTCAGGAAATGATTGTGTtggaaaaagaagacaatgtgTCATTCAAGTAATGAGGATGGGCTCACATGTAGGCCTCGCCTTTATTTTTCACCCTGGAAGACTTTTCTTTTGGGTCACATAAAGAAGGTTTCAAGGATGAGGATTGTACCTTCAGAAATACACCTCCCACACCCCTCCTTTTTTTTGGTATACCTTCTTCCGCTATCTGCCATCCCTGACCCTGTCATTCTATGGATAATGCATTTGACTGAACAGCGGCACAGTACGCGAAGGCAGCACCCTCGTGTTCTCATGTCACCCAGATTCGTGTAAAGGAGACAGCGTGGTGGGGGCGTGAGGCAGATGAATGAAAGGTATGCCAGGTGTACGGCAGGTCTCCTCTCCTTACAGTCACTGGATACCAGACGTAACACAAAAACACTCATTCGTTCCATGCGCGCAGACACATGCACGCCCCGCCATCAATTCCATGACAAAGACAGCTCCACGAGGGAGTGGGAGGAGGCAGAGAAGGAGGGAAGTGATAAaaaggaaaagagagagagggagagagagcgagcgagggagggtgtgtgtgtgtgtgtgtgtgtgtgtgtgtgcgagctgGAGAAGGAGAGGTAGAGGGGGTGGGGATGGAAGGAGCTGGATGGGGACGAGATATTCTCTCCTGGTGGATGCTGCCTGTCCTCTTCATGGCTTTTCTCGTCCGTTCTCCAGTCTCCCCTCGTCCCCGGCGCAAGGACCTGCAGCGGCACTCAGCAGCCACGCAGCCGGGGATGAATCAGCCTCGACAAAGAGCCTTTGAGATGGCAGCGTGCGCTTGTGCCTGGAGCGAGGAATGCATCAGGCTTTCCCAGGCAAGCGGCAGCCTGCAGTGCTCGCTGGATTGAGAGCCAGTCCTCTCGTGTCCGCGTGcgggtgcatgtgtgtgtgcgtgcgtgtgcgtgcatgagcGGTGTCACAAGCCGTGTATGCTCGTGTGCATGTGCTCACTCTTGCTTTCAACCCTTCCTGGAGGAGAgtggcttcccccccccccccgtcactGGACAGCAAGGTAAGAGGGTTTTTTTCATCCTCTCCTATCAATGATTTATTCGTCTGGAGCCCTCCATTCCTTTTCTTGATAGTGGgataaatgaatggaaaggaaAAGAAGCTTAATGGCATTGATAAAGGCTACTGTACACCGTTGGTGGGAGGAGGACACTGAGAATGCAGAGTAGCCAGGACATgttgatgggggaaaaaagcggGCTGCATCTTCTTCACTGAAGATATCACGTCCATCCACCACTTTCTGCCGTCTCTATTGGCAACCTGGGAATATGCTTCCACATTCTCCAGTGTTTTTAAGGTCATCCTTTCTAATATGGATCACTCTTGACAAATAGGCTTCTGTACTTGCAGTCCGATTGTGTCGTGAGCGTATGCGCATGATACTTTTGATCAGTCCGTGAGTGTTCATGAGATGCAGGACAACACTGCTTAGACAGCAATATTGGGTGTAGCATCTACAGGAACAAAAGTAAATTTGGAGTTGGTCCTTGCTTTAATAAGAGCTTTCCACTCTGTTGAGAAGACTTGTCTGGAGTTGGATTTattattctatatattttttcccagaTCAAGTCACGCATACTGGTTAAGAGAGCCATACTCAAGATCTGTGTTCGATTTCATCCCAAAAGTTTTTGATCCGGTTTAGAGGCAAGCCTCTCACAGTGCTACACTCAACCCATCCAAGTGCATTATGCAATGGACTGGACAATCCTTCCCTAAACTGTCCCCACAAAGTTGGTAAGGCAGGCAGTTCTGATGGGTCTCTTTCGAGCCTAGACTTTTGtctataatgtacagtattatataCCGGTATTAGTATAATGGCTAGAAAATCTGTTGTGGCAGTGCTTACCAAACCATTGGAGGGAATGTTTGAACTTTAATCTGTTTGCGTGTGGATATGAATAATGAAAGCAAgctatgtccatccatccattttccatagcactAGTTCAAAtacacatctatggacaatttagcgtctccaataaacctaacaagtatgtttttggaacgtgggaggaagctggaatacccagagaaaccccacacaagcactgggagaacatgcaaactccacacatgaaggCTGGAGCCACGATTCCAATCCAGAggctcggaactgtgaggcagacttgctcATTGCTCGTCCCGCACGAAATCTACTGATTTCAGATATGCCAGGTCGCTTTAAAGAGCAAATAGAGTAGATTTGAGTTTTAACCCGACACTTTCTCATTACCATAGCATCCATTGCTATTGCCAGTCTCGCTACATCCTTGCTGCTAGAAAACGCACTTGTTGTATGCCATTTAATGAAGAAAAGAGGGTGACAGAAAATAACTGAGGTGCACGCTCACAGGTGAGTTTCCGTTTCACTGGAGGTGATGTGCAGGCTGCGTCATCATTTTCCTaataacacacaatgcaaaccCAAAGTGGATGCTACGCATGCACCCAGAGGGCGCCGACACGAAGCATTCGAGGCCTTACACGTGCAGGATGACGGAACATACATGTAGGTGTCGATGTTGTGTGCCCCGTGATCCAACGCTCTCAGGTGCGCTCGCGTTATTCTTATGTTATTCGTCAGCCCTCGGAGGGAAACTTGCGTATTAGCATTTGAACGTAACCAGCAGCCATGAGACATCAAGCACTCAAGGATTAAAAAAGACAGTCCAAATTAGGACAGCATGCCGTGAATCCCCTGACTGGGTTGAAAAGGCGCCTGTGCTGGGTTTCTGTGGAAGGCGGTTGAGTTGGTGCACACTGAGACTGTAAAAAGAGCTTGAACTTGTGTTTTCTCTCGTGAGCCCAGGCTGAGAAATATAAATCAAAGATTTCATAATCGCATGCAGCCTGCTGCATCAATAAATTAGAGCCCAGAGAGAAGATTGGTACTGGAACCATACACTGATAAAGTAAGTACTACATTTTCagttgcacgtgattaaaagGTGGGTGGTAAAATGACAGCTTTcccttctttaaaaaaaaaaaaaaaaaaagaaaagacaattaATAATATTTGTTAGTTCAACACAGTTTActcatgtgcaactgatgtacatgttcaaattaagtaaattcaaaggaccttttttttttacttttttcgcCCATAAGTGTACATCACTCCAAATATGTGTTATTCTTGTTCGTCCGTAACGCATCCTTTAACTGCCTAAAAATGCTGCGTTTACATCATCACTGTTTATCAGAGAGGACGGACCAGATTGAATGCACATTATTGTCCATGCTTCTTGCTGCAGCGCAGAACAAACTTGTCTGTTTTGTCATCAAGCATCATAATCGGGGCCATATGTCCGGTGACAGAATGATGTATGAAGCCACTTGATACAATTGCCCTCAAATCCCCTTCTCAGTAAAGGATTGTTTACTTGCGGACACAAAGTGCTCGAGATGACGGAGAAAAGAGGTTATATCTTGCGCTCATTGAGGGCTATATCGTGTAATTTAATGGGACAGATAAGCGTGACGTGGGTGATTTGTAAAGACGCAGACTGCTCCATTCTTTCAGCATGTTTCTTTCCCTTTATGTCAGCTTCCTCCATCCCTCCTCTGCACTTGCTCATCCCCCTCCTCCTTCAGCTGTTACTACATCTGAGTGTTCAGATTCGTCTTCATTTCTTCCCTTTTTAACCTCGCTACTCTTGTTCTTTTTACCTCCTGTCAATATCAACAGCACGGAGGTGCACTTCAAAGACACGACAAGCGGGTTCACTGTCCCGACCCTCTCCTTAAGGCCTTCTTTTACTTCTTTAAACTTCTTCATCGCTGCGATCCAGCTTTATGAGAACAATTTGAAGATTCCACTTTTCTGGCCCAGTATCATAGCGGCATGAAAAAAGGCCCATAAAATCGTGGTTAGACGAATCTGTTGTGGAACAACTTGAGAGGACTGACCTCAAACCCATCAAATGCATTTGGAATGAACAAGAACAGTGTGTGAACAAGACCCTTTTTTGTTCCCATAGACACACGCCAACATCTTGTAGAAAGTCTGAGCAGACGATTGGAAGCCATTGTAGTTTCTTATATTACCTTTCTTACCAGATGTACTGATATATTTGTCATGTGTTGTCATTTCGACTTTAAACTATTTGTTCAACTCCAACGCGCCACGGCTTCTGAGTCATGGTGCATTGCTGTGACTAATGTgacatttggaaaaacaaaacaacaaccaaaaaaacacacccaaatATATGTCAGCATGAATGAGCTCCCGGAGAATGCGCGTGATACTGAAATGTAAATAGTGAAGATGACTATAACTGACTTTTATTTAATATGATCTGCCCTGACAATTTATTACGGCCATTTTCATGCTTTCTGAGCTACAACTCCTTCTGGTACTTTGGTTTCCATAAACTATATATTCAGTGCAGTCCATAAATGTCACTTCACATGCCCTTGCGTATGCTCCATATTGTGTCCTTGTCTTAGAAGGGAGCTTTATCGCAGGTACCGATTAATTATGGGATGGGCATGTAGTGAAATACAGAATGAATCTGCTTAAATCTGCACGTGAACCACTTTCTCTCCCAAATTGCATGCGAGTCCAAACTTTTGAGTGACCTGCTTTCGTAAAACA of the Phycodurus eques isolate BA_2022a chromosome 14, UOR_Pequ_1.1, whole genome shotgun sequence genome contains:
- the bub1bb gene encoding mitotic checkpoint serine/threonine-protein kinase BUB1 beta, giving the protein MAEGEDVEWELCKENIQPLRRGRNMSALLQALNQNKDGLSPAILQQKQAFESELRLYDGDDPLDVWDRYIKWSEQMFPQGGKESNLSTLLEQAVTRYTDEKKYHDDPRYIDLWIKYAGHCLERLDIYRYMKAQGIGTTRASFYIAWAEELENHGDFLKADLIFQEGLKMFAQPLDRLQQFHKLLQARVSQQAMKKVDDGDSDDEPKQTDRVSLAELKTRGKKAAVPIVRTGPAIKSVSRGLSLRAAPIGESSSHSSNSRLLIFDENKASAGPSEPKFDHWLAPPTARAKENERGADKWCDVKMRQKSKFGNTLTVLLPPKPTFQPFVDELVETPKMTPCKIIPTVNNILSARKPCKDDTPLKKLLENQHQQKEDESGKELEKSMYCKELLFSGTTECSLEELRAELYFKKKNSQMGSCTDNPPNGPEKK